In the Bacillota bacterium genome, one interval contains:
- a CDS encoding sigma 54-interacting transcriptional regulator, with protein MITLDAQYIHNYVEKKELVLEMWTRFIRGEPVDSGLLPISILSSWKRSYEYKVDPYLTKINCSVASDFEERLSAKKQLLDIAIPYLTGFYKITEDSDFVFIVTDENGLILEIIGNSKLIQQMKDYNVVPGMYMEEKTFGTTAVVLALLHNKSVQIVATEHFCKIFHPFTCSAAPIHNFKGKIIGLIMILALWEKAHPHTLGMVTSTANAIETLVALNEEKQNVQLVSNFQNTIIESFGSSLLVVDNLGKITHVNSHAVELLELAEDEIRGSKIESISTELGIIYEVLKRQEEKIVEHGVTIYTKNRVIDFSLSCYPVNHQGKTIGAIVILREPELVKKIVNRTAHSNAKFVFSDIIGQNENLLKAINLAKTASKSSSSVLLLGESGSGKELFAQAIHNASLRRNGPFISVNCAAIPRELLGTELFGYEEGAFTGAKKGGNFGKFELAHNGTIFLDEIGEMPLEMQIILLRVLEDKKVTRIGGARSIPVDVRVIAATNRKLREDALTGRFRLDLFFRLNVLNIELPPLRERKDDIPLLVDNFILRYSTSLGKKIRGITPEALEELCNYNWPGNIRELSNVIERAVHITSSCYIGVKDLPEEVRSCNSNLSNREILSIRNYEKEMIIQLLTHFKGNKTKVASELGISRATLYRHLEKFRIMEG; from the coding sequence TTGATTACACTCGATGCACAATATATCCATAATTATGTAGAGAAAAAGGAACTAGTTCTTGAAATGTGGACCCGCTTTATTCGGGGTGAGCCTGTCGATAGTGGACTACTACCAATCAGCATTCTATCCTCCTGGAAAAGATCTTATGAGTACAAGGTTGATCCATATTTGACGAAAATCAATTGCTCTGTCGCATCTGATTTCGAGGAACGGTTATCAGCCAAGAAGCAATTATTAGATATTGCCATTCCATACCTTACAGGATTTTATAAAATTACGGAGGATTCAGACTTCGTTTTTATTGTTACAGATGAGAACGGTTTAATCCTTGAGATTATCGGGAATAGCAAACTTATTCAACAGATGAAAGACTATAATGTAGTTCCAGGGATGTATATGGAGGAAAAAACATTTGGAACGACAGCTGTGGTACTGGCTTTACTCCATAATAAATCCGTGCAAATTGTCGCTACAGAACATTTCTGCAAAATATTTCATCCTTTTACTTGTTCTGCTGCCCCCATTCATAATTTCAAAGGGAAGATTATCGGGTTAATAATGATTTTAGCCTTATGGGAAAAGGCTCATCCCCATACCTTGGGCATGGTAACATCAACCGCTAATGCCATTGAAACTCTTGTCGCCTTAAATGAAGAAAAACAAAATGTGCAACTTGTAAGTAATTTTCAAAACACCATAATCGAATCTTTCGGTAGCAGTCTCTTGGTTGTAGATAATTTAGGAAAAATTACCCATGTTAATAGCCATGCCGTTGAGTTGCTCGAATTAGCCGAAGATGAGATTAGAGGTTCTAAAATAGAATCTATTTCAACCGAGTTAGGTATCATATATGAAGTTTTAAAACGACAGGAGGAGAAGATTGTTGAGCATGGTGTTACAATTTATACTAAAAACAGGGTTATTGATTTTAGTTTAAGTTGTTATCCTGTCAATCATCAAGGGAAAACAATAGGGGCAATCGTTATCTTGAGAGAACCCGAGTTAGTTAAAAAGATTGTAAATAGGACGGCTCATTCTAATGCGAAGTTTGTTTTTAGTGATATCATTGGACAAAACGAAAACTTGCTTAAAGCTATTAACTTAGCAAAAACGGCATCTAAAAGTTCTTCGAGTGTTCTATTATTAGGCGAAAGTGGCAGTGGTAAGGAACTATTTGCCCAAGCTATACATAACGCCAGTTTAAGGCGCAATGGCCCGTTCATTTCAGTCAACTGCGCTGCAATTCCAAGGGAACTGCTGGGAACTGAGCTATTTGGTTATGAGGAAGGAGCTTTTACAGGTGCGAAAAAAGGCGGCAATTTTGGTAAATTTGAACTGGCTCACAATGGCACCATTTTTCTCGATGAAATCGGGGAAATGCCTCTGGAAATGCAAATCATTTTGCTCAGGGTCCTGGAAGATAAAAAGGTTACCCGGATCGGGGGTGCGCGCAGTATCCCGGTAGATGTACGAGTCATTGCAGCTACTAATCGAAAGCTCCGGGAAGATGCATTAACAGGGCGTTTTAGGCTAGATCTCTTTTTCAGGCTTAACGTCCTTAATATTGAGTTGCCGCCATTGCGGGAGCGCAAAGACGATATTCCTCTCTTGGTTGATAATTTTATTTTAAGATACTCGACCTCATTGGGTAAAAAGATTCGAGGCATCACACCGGAAGCATTAGAAGAATTATGCAACTATAACTGGCCGGGGAACATTCGGGAATTAAGCAACGTTATTGAAAGGGCTGTACATATAACAAGTTCTTGTTATATAGGCGTTAAAGACTTGCCTGAAGAAGTTAGATCTTGTAACAGTAACCTATCCAATAGAGAAATACTCAGTATCAGAAATTATGAAAAAGAAATGATTATTCAACTCTTGACTCATTTTAAAGGCAATAAAACTAAGGTCGCATCCGAATTAGGGATTTCCAGGGCTACACTTTACAGGCACCTTGAGAAATTTAGAATAATGGAAGGATGA
- a CDS encoding DUF4070 domain-containing protein: MKILLLYPNYPESFWSFKYALKFISKKAAHPPLGLLTVAAMLPRAWEKRLIDLNVKKLTDEDLKWADYVFISAMAIQRNSVKEILARCKSLGVRTVAGGPLFTMEPEEFNEVDHLVLNEAEITLPEFLDDLEKGAAKHIYTTGRRPDLERTPVPMWELINLNDYASMSIQYSRGCPYDCEFCDITSLYGRKPRLKNVAQLLLELDSLYERGWKGSIFIVDDNFIGNKARLKGEALPAMIEWMEKHKYPFSFITETSINLADDEELMDLMRRAGFSHVFIGIETPSEESLKECNKFHNVNRNLLASVKKIQNYGFQVSAGFIVGFDNDTPSIFDRQINFIQQSGIVTAMVGLLNAPRGTRLFERLKKEKRLLPNFSGNNTDFSLNFIPKMNPQKLLEGYKKIVTTIYAPGPYYDRIWEFFKEFKPVKKSRISQLRLCYLTALFKAMFYLGVLEKGRRYYWKLILKTLVKYPHLLPEAITFAIYGFHFRKIFSRHSPAVETGE, from the coding sequence ATGAAAATTCTTCTTCTTTACCCCAACTACCCGGAGAGCTTCTGGAGCTTCAAGTACGCCCTCAAGTTCATCAGCAAAAAAGCCGCCCATCCCCCGCTCGGCCTTTTGACTGTCGCCGCAATGCTTCCCCGCGCCTGGGAAAAAAGACTCATTGACCTGAATGTAAAAAAGCTCACGGACGAGGACCTGAAATGGGCCGATTACGTCTTCATAAGCGCGATGGCGATCCAGAGGAATTCCGTAAAAGAGATCCTCGCCCGCTGTAAGTCCCTCGGAGTCAGGACCGTCGCGGGAGGGCCTCTCTTCACGATGGAACCGGAAGAGTTTAACGAAGTGGATCACCTGGTCCTTAACGAAGCAGAAATTACGCTGCCCGAATTCCTGGATGATTTAGAAAAAGGGGCTGCAAAGCACATTTACACCACTGGCCGGCGCCCGGACCTGGAGAGGACCCCGGTACCCATGTGGGAGCTCATTAATCTCAACGACTACGCCTCCATGAGCATCCAGTATTCCCGGGGGTGCCCCTACGATTGCGAGTTTTGCGACATCACCTCTCTGTACGGGCGTAAACCCCGCCTTAAAAATGTAGCCCAGTTGTTGCTGGAGCTCGACTCCCTTTATGAACGCGGCTGGAAAGGGAGCATTTTTATCGTTGACGACAACTTCATCGGGAATAAGGCCAGGTTAAAGGGAGAGGCTTTACCTGCCATGATCGAGTGGATGGAAAAGCACAAGTATCCCTTTTCGTTCATCACGGAGACCTCGATCAACCTGGCAGATGACGAAGAGTTGATGGATCTGATGAGAAGGGCGGGATTTTCCCACGTCTTTATCGGAATCGAAACGCCAAGTGAAGAAAGCTTAAAAGAATGCAATAAGTTTCATAATGTGAACCGGAACCTGCTCGCCTCGGTAAAAAAGATCCAGAATTATGGCTTCCAGGTAAGCGCCGGATTCATCGTCGGTTTTGACAACGATACCCCGTCGATTTTCGACAGGCAGATCAACTTTATCCAGCAAAGCGGGATTGTTACGGCAATGGTCGGTTTACTCAACGCCCCGAGAGGAACGAGATTGTTTGAGCGCCTGAAAAAAGAAAAGCGCTTGCTGCCGAACTTTTCAGGAAACAACACCGATTTTTCCCTTAATTTTATCCCCAAAATGAACCCGCAAAAATTGCTCGAGGGTTACAAGAAAATTGTCACAACGATTTATGCGCCCGGGCCCTATTACGACCGGATCTGGGAATTCTTTAAAGAGTTTAAGCCGGTGAAAAAGAGCAGGATCTCCCAGCTTCGCTTGTGCTACTTAACGGCTCTTTTCAAGGCCATGTTTTACCTGGGCGTTCTTGAAAAAGGAAGAAGGTATTACTGGAAGCTCATCCTCAAGACTCTTGTAAAATACCCCCACCTGCTCCCCGAAGCCATTACTTTTGCAATTTACGGCTTCCACTTTCGGAAAATTTTCAGCAGGCACTCCCCCGCTGTTGAAACCGGTGAGTAA
- a CDS encoding transcriptional regulator, with protein sequence MRGRRCFGRSPERGALARIYIIDQMIREGKYPNVPALAEKLEVSKRTVERDLEAMRDLMSAPLAYSRKRRGYFYREEFVLPRLDLSEGELIGLLLGEKLLGHYAGTPYEAMVRRALAKIELILPEHVSVDFSFLQEVISFDETPVRGDRDRLLEVYTLLNQALKERKVIAVKYYTASRGEWSSREVAPYHLRYDDGAWYLIAFCYSRGEVRIFALDRIKEIRLTERCFKIPEDFSVTAFLANSFGIERGPAPQEVVIYFDSYQARWIRERRWHPSQVIEEQEDGGVILRLKVSGLGEVRRWVLGFGSHARVMAPSTLRAEIQRELTRMLCCYT encoded by the coding sequence TTGCGGGGAAGAAGATGCTTCGGGCGAAGCCCGGAACGGGGGGCGCTGGCGCGGATTTACATCATCGATCAGATGATCCGGGAAGGAAAATATCCGAATGTTCCGGCGCTGGCGGAAAAGCTGGAGGTAAGCAAGCGCACGGTTGAGCGTGACCTTGAGGCGATGCGCGATTTAATGAGTGCACCCCTGGCCTACTCGCGGAAAAGGAGGGGTTATTTCTACCGGGAGGAGTTCGTGTTGCCAAGGCTGGATCTGTCCGAGGGGGAGTTAATCGGGCTTTTGTTGGGAGAGAAGCTCCTCGGTCACTACGCGGGGACCCCCTATGAAGCGATGGTCAGGAGGGCGCTTGCAAAGATCGAGTTAATCCTCCCCGAGCACGTTTCTGTTGATTTCTCCTTCCTTCAGGAGGTTATCTCCTTCGACGAAACCCCGGTCCGGGGGGATAGAGACCGGCTGCTGGAGGTTTATACCCTCCTCAACCAGGCACTGAAAGAACGAAAGGTTATAGCTGTAAAATACTATACGGCAAGCCGGGGGGAATGGAGCAGCCGGGAGGTTGCCCCCTACCACCTCCGGTACGACGACGGGGCCTGGTACCTGATTGCCTTCTGCTACTCTCGCGGGGAAGTACGGATCTTCGCCCTGGACCGCATTAAAGAGATCAGGCTGACCGAACGGTGCTTTAAGATTCCCGAGGATTTTTCCGTGACAGCTTTCCTGGCAAACAGCTTCGGCATTGAAAGGGGCCCGGCTCCGCAAGAGGTCGTCATTTACTTCGATAGCTACCAGGCCCGCTGGATCCGGGAACGCCGGTGGCATCCCAGCCAGGTGATCGAAGAGCAAGAGGATGGGGGGGTGATCCTCAGGTTGAAGGTGAGTGGTTTGGGTGAAGTCAGGCGGTGGGTGCTCGGCTTTGGCTCCCACGCCCGTGTGATGGCTCCTTCGACGCTACGTGCGGAGATCCAGAGAGAACTTACCCGCATGCTTTGCTGCTACACTTGA
- a CDS encoding MATE family efflux transporter produces the protein MIRRKIFALAWPAVLEMMLYMLLDIVDVAFVGRLGPHALAAVGLGAQIYFSALFVFSALGAGATALVARALGAADQKRASRVAGQALFLALLTGTGFGLVTFFFAHDIIALFHFELQVRQLAATYLRIAGTPALFALLLFVGNGIFRGAGITKIPLLVAGLTNVIHIAVDYVLIFGKFGFPALGVRGAALATAFAQTVGCILILYLLASGLTPLRVGFPEFIRFDRVLAWKICNLSVPAGFEEALLSFGRITGSLMLAGLGTLSFAAHQVALTAESLSYMPGYGFAVAATTLVGQNLGAQKYFQAHCHAREAAKIALIVMGGISLTFLLFPEYVIRVFARDPAVVALGSLCLRIAAFEQPTIALEMVLAGALRGAGDTRTPMLISVLSTWLFRLPLFYLSIYVFSFGLPAIWLITVFDWLLRAFLIAAQFRRGRWQQIRL, from the coding sequence ATGATCAGGAGAAAAATCTTTGCCCTGGCCTGGCCGGCTGTTTTGGAAATGATGCTGTATATGCTCCTTGACATCGTGGATGTGGCCTTTGTGGGCCGTCTTGGACCACACGCCCTGGCTGCTGTGGGTTTGGGAGCTCAAATTTATTTTTCGGCGCTCTTCGTTTTTTCAGCTCTCGGTGCGGGAGCAACCGCTCTGGTTGCCCGCGCCCTCGGAGCCGCAGATCAGAAAAGGGCCAGCCGGGTCGCGGGGCAGGCGCTCTTCCTTGCGCTGCTCACCGGAACCGGGTTCGGTCTGGTCACCTTCTTCTTTGCTCATGACATCATTGCCCTGTTTCACTTTGAGTTACAAGTCCGGCAGCTTGCAGCCACTTACCTCCGGATTGCCGGAACCCCCGCCCTCTTTGCCCTCCTGCTTTTTGTCGGCAACGGAATTTTCCGGGGGGCGGGCATAACGAAGATCCCCCTCCTGGTGGCGGGGCTTACCAATGTGATCCACATCGCGGTCGACTATGTGTTAATCTTCGGGAAATTCGGTTTCCCTGCTTTAGGTGTCCGCGGGGCAGCTCTCGCCACTGCTTTCGCCCAGACCGTCGGATGTATCCTGATCTTATATCTGCTGGCATCGGGTCTTACCCCTCTCAGGGTCGGTTTTCCCGAATTCATCAGGTTTGATAGGGTGCTTGCCTGGAAGATTTGCAATTTGAGCGTTCCTGCCGGTTTCGAAGAGGCACTTCTCAGTTTTGGAAGGATTACCGGCAGTCTCATGCTGGCTGGACTGGGAACTCTGTCTTTTGCCGCCCACCAGGTTGCCTTGACGGCGGAATCCCTTTCCTATATGCCCGGTTACGGTTTCGCGGTAGCTGCTACTACTCTGGTGGGGCAGAACCTGGGGGCGCAAAAATATTTCCAGGCGCACTGCCATGCCCGGGAGGCAGCGAAAATCGCGCTCATTGTAATGGGCGGGATTTCTCTTACTTTCCTTTTATTTCCTGAATATGTGATCCGCGTTTTTGCCCGTGATCCGGCGGTTGTTGCGTTGGGCTCTTTGTGCCTCAGGATTGCGGCCTTCGAACAGCCTACCATTGCCCTTGAGATGGTCCTAGCCGGGGCGCTGCGGGGGGCGGGTGATACCCGGACTCCGATGCTGATTTCGGTCCTGAGCACCTGGCTGTTTCGCCTTCCTCTTTTTTACCTCTCGATTTACGTTTTTTCCTTCGGTCTCCCCGCGATCTGGCTGATTACCGTTTTCGACTGGCTGCTCCGGGCTTTCCTGATTGCGGCGCAGTTCCGGCGGGGACGCTGGCAGCAGATCCGGCTGTAA
- a CDS encoding pyruvate kinase alpha/beta domain-containing protein has product MYWEQKGRVNTAATAELALKRAQELKIRHLVVASNSGFTVEHFLDRGLEVICVTHHVGFTGPGEDEMPAQARQRLLDKGVKILTTTHLLAGVDRAVRNKFGGVYPAEIIAQTLRMFGQGVKVCVEIAGMALDAGLIPYGEEVIAVGGSGTGADTALVIVPAHSNQFFDTKIKEIICKPREF; this is encoded by the coding sequence ATGTACTGGGAACAAAAGGGAAGGGTGAATACCGCTGCGACGGCGGAGCTCGCATTGAAAAGGGCACAAGAACTGAAGATTCGCCATCTCGTGGTCGCCTCTAACAGCGGTTTTACAGTAGAACACTTCCTGGACAGGGGCCTGGAGGTAATCTGTGTCACCCACCATGTAGGTTTCACCGGGCCCGGTGAGGATGAAATGCCGGCCCAGGCAAGGCAGCGCTTGCTGGATAAAGGGGTGAAAATCCTAACCACCACGCACCTCTTGGCCGGTGTCGACCGCGCTGTGCGCAACAAATTTGGGGGAGTTTACCCGGCGGAGATCATCGCCCAGACACTCCGGATGTTCGGCCAGGGTGTAAAAGTCTGTGTGGAAATCGCAGGGATGGCCCTGGATGCCGGGCTGATCCCTTACGGCGAGGAAGTAATCGCAGTGGGAGGTTCCGGCACCGGTGCCGATACCGCGCTGGTGATCGTCCCCGCTCATTCCAACCAGTTCTTCGACACAAAAATTAAGGAGATCATTTGCAAACCCCGGGAATTCTAA
- a CDS encoding polysaccharide deacetylase family protein, protein MRFIFLRRHVLLRGAVLAGAVFLTGVLYVTGVAEQVAGVLARLDREVPIYAVDTKEKKVAISFDAAWGADYTPRLLEILRENKLKTTFFLTGIWVKKYPEMVKRIAAEGHELGNHSSTHPHCAALSQEEFKKELLENEEMIYQLTGKRTRLFRPPFGEYSNDVIKTARGLGYEVIQWSVDSLDWQEAGAEVMVDRVLNNIQPGAIVLFHNNARYTTEALPIIIKELQKLGYKILPISELLIKENYYIEKHSGIQKKRSP, encoded by the coding sequence GTGCGCTTCATTTTTTTGAGGAGGCATGTCCTGCTGCGGGGAGCAGTTCTTGCCGGGGCAGTCTTCCTCACGGGGGTCCTTTATGTTACGGGGGTGGCGGAACAGGTTGCCGGTGTTCTGGCCCGGCTTGACCGGGAGGTTCCCATCTACGCGGTGGATACCAAAGAAAAAAAGGTGGCGATTTCTTTTGATGCGGCCTGGGGAGCGGATTACACGCCGCGCTTGCTGGAAATTTTAAGAGAGAACAAACTGAAAACGACTTTTTTCCTCACCGGAATCTGGGTAAAAAAATACCCCGAAATGGTGAAGCGAATCGCCGCCGAAGGGCACGAGCTGGGGAACCATAGTTCAACTCACCCTCACTGCGCCGCCCTATCCCAAGAGGAGTTTAAAAAGGAACTGCTCGAAAATGAAGAAATGATCTACCAGTTGACCGGGAAACGGACCCGCCTTTTCCGTCCCCCGTTTGGAGAATACAGCAACGACGTAATCAAAACAGCCCGCGGCCTCGGGTACGAGGTTATTCAGTGGAGCGTGGATTCTCTGGACTGGCAGGAAGCCGGGGCCGAGGTGATGGTGGACCGGGTTCTAAACAATATCCAGCCCGGTGCGATTGTCCTCTTTCATAATAACGCCAGATACACCACCGAGGCGCTCCCCATTATTATTAAAGAGCTGCAGAAACTGGGCTACAAGATCCTGCCAATCTCGGAACTTCTCATCAAGGAAAATTATTACATTGAAAAGCACAGCGGGATTCAAAAGAAAAGATCGCCTTAG
- a CDS encoding phosphoribosylanthranilate isomerase: protein MHTGVTIGKDLNRTGPLFNRRRTGAGGSDRPGAIRGRGRELPCVVPCLTKPGRRVGDAPLRKRYQIKICGITNRTDLEAVGAAGVDWAGVILEVGSSPRSVGFSKARALVETSPLPVLILTDRRDFTWLYRVGTEISPAGLQLLGESDPGLIRQLKEAFSSTIPSFGIWQSFHLPPAGSFHGNLSLTGLINEITLAFQAGLQAAVLDTAVRLGNALQRGGTGLKHDWKLARILVERVPGPVFLAGGITPDNVQTALNLVDPAGVDLSSGVEASPGKKDLLKIQSLVRQVRGCAG from the coding sequence ATGCATACAGGAGTGACCATTGGTAAAGACCTAAACCGGACAGGTCCGCTTTTTAACCGGCGACGTACCGGAGCAGGCGGCTCAGATCGACCGGGCGCGATACGAGGGAGGGGCCGGGAACTGCCGTGCGTGGTACCCTGCTTAACTAAACCGGGGAGAAGGGTTGGGGATGCGCCATTGAGGAAGCGGTATCAAATTAAGATTTGCGGCATCACAAACCGGACAGACCTGGAAGCGGTTGGCGCAGCGGGCGTTGACTGGGCCGGCGTGATTTTAGAAGTCGGTTCTTCTCCCCGGAGCGTTGGTTTTTCAAAAGCTCGTGCCCTGGTGGAAACTTCGCCCCTTCCCGTCTTGATCTTAACGGACCGGCGCGATTTTACATGGTTGTACAGGGTCGGAACGGAAATTTCTCCTGCCGGTTTGCAGTTGTTGGGAGAGTCCGACCCTGGCTTGATCCGTCAACTGAAAGAGGCTTTTTCATCCACCATTCCCTCTTTTGGAATCTGGCAGTCCTTTCACTTGCCCCCCGCCGGAAGTTTTCATGGAAATCTTTCTCTTACCGGCCTCATCAACGAAATAACCCTTGCATTTCAAGCCGGGCTCCAGGCCGCGGTGCTTGATACGGCAGTCCGGCTGGGAAATGCTCTCCAGCGTGGGGGGACGGGTTTAAAGCACGATTGGAAACTGGCGCGGATTCTCGTGGAAAGGGTGCCCGGGCCTGTTTTTCTGGCCGGGGGGATCACGCCGGATAATGTCCAGACTGCGCTAAACCTGGTAGACCCGGCTGGAGTCGACCTCTCCAGCGGGGTCGAGGCATCCCCTGGAAAAAAGGATCTGTTGAAAATCCAGTCTCTTGTACGGCAGGTCAGGGGCTGCGCCGGGTAA
- the groES gene encoding co-chaperone GroES codes for MLKPLGDHVLVKPLSKEEKTEGGIILPDTAKEKPQEGEVIAVGPGRLLENGTRVQPEVKVGDKVIYSKYGGNEVKIEGVEYLIMRENDILAIKE; via the coding sequence ATGCTGAAGCCACTTGGTGACCACGTACTGGTTAAGCCTCTCTCGAAAGAGGAAAAAACTGAAGGAGGGATCATCCTTCCGGATACTGCGAAGGAAAAACCTCAAGAAGGAGAAGTGATCGCAGTAGGACCGGGTCGTCTCCTCGAAAATGGAACCCGCGTCCAGCCCGAAGTAAAGGTCGGTGATAAGGTCATCTACTCAAAATACGGGGGCAACGAAGTGAAAATTGAAGGCGTCGAGTACCTGATCATGCGGGAGAACGATATTCTAGCCATTAAAGAATAA
- the groL gene encoding chaperonin GroEL (60 kDa chaperone family; promotes refolding of misfolded polypeptides especially under stressful conditions; forms two stacked rings of heptamers to form a barrel-shaped 14mer; ends can be capped by GroES; misfolded proteins enter the barrel where they are refolded when GroES binds), translated as MAAKQIIFNVDARRKLERGVNTVAEAVKATLGPKGRNVVLEKKFGSPSITKDGVTVAKEIELEDPYENMGAQLCKEVASKTNEIAGDGTTTATVLAQAIVTEGLKNVTAGANPIFLKRGIDKAVEKAVEEMKKYSIPVETKESIAHVASIAGNDKEIGDLIAEAMDKVGKDGVITVEESKGIETTVEVVEGMEFDRGYISAYFITNPEAMEVELEEPYILIHEKKISAIADFLPLLEKVVRTGKPLLIIAEDVEGEALATLVVNKLRGILTCAAVKAPAFGDRRKAMLEDIAILTGGTFISEDMGYKLENVDISMLGRAKKVKIGKEKTMVVEGYGSSDAVKARVNQIKVQIEETTSDYDREKLQERLAKLAGGVAVIKVGAATETELKEKKHRIEDALSATRAAVEEGIIPGGGTTLVNIISALDEIKVEGDELVGVKIVRRALEEPLRQIAENAGFEGSVVIERVKNEKPGTGFDAMSEQYVDMVKSGIVDPFKVTRSALQNAASIASMLLTTEALVSEIPQKKEKTPPYPAPDMDY; from the coding sequence ATGGCCGCAAAGCAGATCATCTTTAATGTTGACGCAAGACGCAAACTCGAAAGAGGAGTCAATACTGTTGCGGAAGCAGTGAAAGCAACACTAGGGCCCAAAGGCCGGAACGTCGTGTTGGAGAAGAAATTCGGCTCGCCGTCCATCACCAAAGACGGGGTAACTGTCGCGAAAGAAATCGAACTGGAAGACCCCTATGAGAACATGGGCGCCCAGCTCTGCAAAGAGGTCGCTTCCAAGACGAACGAGATCGCCGGGGACGGGACGACAACAGCTACCGTGCTCGCCCAGGCAATTGTGACAGAAGGCTTGAAAAACGTCACAGCCGGCGCAAATCCCATCTTCCTGAAGCGCGGGATTGACAAAGCTGTCGAAAAAGCGGTCGAAGAGATGAAAAAGTACAGCATCCCGGTAGAAACCAAGGAATCCATCGCTCACGTTGCATCCATCGCGGGAAACGATAAAGAAATCGGAGACTTAATTGCCGAAGCGATGGACAAAGTAGGAAAGGACGGCGTGATCACCGTCGAAGAATCAAAAGGGATCGAAACCACAGTCGAAGTCGTCGAAGGGATGGAATTCGACCGCGGCTATATCTCTGCTTACTTCATCACCAACCCTGAAGCCATGGAAGTAGAACTGGAAGAGCCCTACATCCTGATTCACGAGAAGAAGATCTCTGCCATCGCCGACTTTCTCCCTCTTCTGGAGAAAGTCGTCCGGACCGGCAAGCCGCTCCTGATTATTGCCGAAGATGTTGAAGGAGAAGCCCTCGCCACACTGGTCGTCAACAAGCTGCGGGGGATCCTGACCTGCGCGGCCGTGAAGGCGCCGGCCTTCGGAGACCGCCGCAAGGCTATGCTGGAGGACATTGCGATCTTAACAGGCGGTACCTTCATTTCCGAAGATATGGGTTACAAACTTGAAAACGTCGACATCTCCATGCTTGGCCGGGCGAAGAAAGTGAAGATCGGCAAGGAGAAGACCATGGTCGTCGAGGGTTACGGTTCCTCTGACGCCGTAAAGGCGCGCGTCAACCAGATTAAGGTCCAGATTGAAGAAACAACTTCGGACTACGACAGGGAAAAGCTCCAGGAAAGGCTCGCGAAACTGGCCGGAGGTGTCGCCGTCATCAAGGTCGGGGCTGCCACCGAAACCGAGCTCAAAGAGAAGAAGCACCGGATCGAAGACGCCCTCTCCGCCACCCGCGCTGCCGTTGAGGAAGGGATCATTCCCGGCGGCGGGACGACCCTCGTCAACATCATTTCCGCTCTAGATGAAATTAAGGTTGAGGGCGACGAGTTGGTCGGGGTCAAGATCGTACGCCGCGCTTTAGAAGAACCGCTCCGGCAGATTGCCGAGAACGCCGGCTTCGAAGGCTCGGTCGTCATCGAGCGCGTTAAGAATGAAAAACCGGGCACCGGTTTTGACGCCATGAGCGAACAGTATGTGGATATGGTTAAATCGGGTATCGTGGACCCGTTCAAGGTAACCCGGAGCGCGCTCCAAAATGCGGCCAGCATCGCTTCGATGCTCCTGACCACCGAAGCTCTGGTTTCGGAAATTCCTCAGAAAAAGGAGAAGACTCCGCCCTACCCCGCCCCGGACATGGACTACTAA
- a CDS encoding biotin transporter BioY, which yields MATTWQGLENFRWEAFHWRKTTSLPVKLGLSLLGAAVIGLAAQIKIPLPWTPVPITGQTFAVLLMGVLLGAGGGFLSTALYLLLGGLGVPWFAGASGGVVALAGPTAGYLAGFILAACFTGYMYDRYAWARRLPGLLLVLLAADLILILGTGLLWLGQVTGVRTFKELLMLGWLPFISGDLVKIAAVAALARAITPRRDF from the coding sequence TTGGCAACTACCTGGCAAGGACTAGAGAATTTTCGGTGGGAGGCGTTCCACTGGCGGAAAACGACAAGCCTCCCGGTAAAGCTGGGACTCAGCCTGCTAGGGGCCGCGGTAATCGGCCTGGCGGCTCAGATCAAAATCCCCCTGCCCTGGACCCCCGTTCCCATCACGGGCCAAACCTTTGCCGTCCTTTTAATGGGCGTCCTGCTCGGTGCGGGGGGAGGTTTTCTCAGTACGGCGCTCTACCTCCTGCTGGGCGGGCTGGGTGTTCCCTGGTTTGCCGGAGCCAGCGGCGGGGTGGTTGCTCTCGCGGGGCCGACCGCCGGCTACCTTGCCGGGTTTATTCTGGCGGCCTGTTTTACAGGTTATATGTATGACCGGTACGCCTGGGCGCGCAGGTTACCGGGCCTGCTCCTGGTGCTGCTCGCTGCCGACCTTATCCTGATCCTCGGCACGGGACTTCTCTGGCTGGGTCAGGTAACCGGGGTGCGGACATTCAAGGAATTGCTGATGCTCGGATGGCTCCCCTTTATTTCCGGAGATCTCGTAAAGATCGCGGCTGTTGCGGCGCTGGCGCGCGCGATTACCCCCCGGCGCGATTTTTAA